The following coding sequences lie in one Capsicum annuum cultivar UCD-10X-F1 chromosome 5, UCD10Xv1.1, whole genome shotgun sequence genomic window:
- the LOC107871906 gene encoding uncharacterized protein LOC107871906, whose translation MGELKTGRGLNQELDLSKAGDTRWGSHYKSSGNFISNFASIVDVLDSLVENASTKEEKASASGFLRSCQTFETIFLLYLITDVLGITNDLNVSLQKKEQNIANAMILLQELNDCFNEVTSDLLNGVTCLNPIDIFSSFDIKKILVMAKLYPDDFDEFNMRVLKNQLVNYIIDVRDIDKRFSNLDRLGELSRKSVETKKHLSYPLVFLLVKFALLLPISTASIERAFSTIKYIKNDLRNRMDDEFLDGCIVFYAEKRVFKNIKNISNECIIETFQGMKHRRMRL comes from the exons ATGGGTGAGCTAAAAACAGGTAGAGGTTTGAATCAAGAACTTGATCTTAGTAAAGCCGGTGACACTCGTTGGGGATCTCATTACAAGTCGTCTGGAAACTTTATTAGTAACTTTGCCTCCATTGTTGATGTACTTGATTCTCTTgttgaaaatgcaagtactaagGAAGAAAAAGCTAGTGCATCGGGATTTCTCAGAAGTTGCCAAACTTTTGAGACtattttcttgttgtatttgataACTGATGTTTTGGGAATCACAAATGATCTTAATGTGTCATTACAGAAAAAGGAACAGAATATTGCTAATGCCATGATTCTT CTACAAGAACTTAATGACTGTTTTAATGAGGTGACAAGTGATTTACTTAATGGTGTAACTTGCTTGAATCCAATTGATATATTTTCTAGTTTTGACATCAAAAAGATATTGGTGATGGCTAAATTATATCCTGATGACTTTGATGAGTTTAACATGAGGGTTCTTAAGAATCAActtgttaattatattattgatgttCGTGATATTGATAAAAGATTCTCCAATTTAGACAGACTTGGGGAACTTTCAAGAAAGTCGGTTGAGACAAAGAAGCATTTAAGCTATCCTCTTGTATTTCTTTTAGTGAAGTTTGCTTTGCTTCTACCCATTTCCACTGCATCAATTGAAAGAGCTTTTTCGACAATAAAGTATATCAAGAATGATTTGCGGAATCGAATGGATGATGAATTCTTAGATGGTTGCATAGTGTTTTATGCAGAAAAAAGAGTATTTAAGAATATTAAGAATATTTCTAATGAGTGTATTATAGAAACATTTCAAGGGATGAAGCATCGCCGAATGCGcttgtaa